The following are from one region of the Halarcobacter sp. genome:
- a CDS encoding recombinase family protein, translating into MKFITYYRVSTVKQGLSGLGLEAQERAIKDYLSFNKGEVIGSFTEIESGKKNDREELMKALKMCRQYNATLLISKLDRLSRDVSFISSLMKSEVKFIATDNPNVNELTIHILSALAQHEREMTSKRTKEALARAKERGVKLGSPQNLRNRDKGTRVSSEVRSAKADVFAKDTYEIIKPLLDSGYSLNNIAKEFNKRGLLTARGKTGSWTARSIKNIIERVSQ; encoded by the coding sequence ATGAAATTCATTACTTACTACAGAGTATCTACAGTTAAACAAGGTCTATCAGGATTAGGTCTTGAAGCACAAGAAAGAGCCATCAAAGATTACTTATCGTTCAACAAAGGAGAAGTAATAGGAAGCTTTACAGAGATTGAGTCAGGTAAGAAAAACGATAGAGAAGAACTAATGAAAGCTTTAAAAATGTGTAGACAATACAATGCAACCTTATTAATCTCAAAACTTGACAGACTATCCAGAGATGTGAGTTTTATTTCTTCTTTAATGAAATCAGAGGTTAAATTTATTGCAACAGACAACCCGAATGTAAATGAACTTACAATTCACATCCTTTCAGCTCTAGCTCAACATGAAAGAGAGATGACCTCTAAGAGAACTAAAGAAGCTTTAGCTAGAGCAAAAGAAAGAGGAGTAAAGTTAGGCTCTCCACAAAACCTTAGAAATAGAGATAAAGGAACTAGAGTCAGTTCAGAAGTTAGGTCTGCAAAGGCTGATGTATTCGCAAAAGATACTTACGAGATTATAAAACCTCTGTTAGACAGTGGCTACTCTCTTAACAACATCGCTAAAGAGTTTAATAAGAGAGGATTACTCACAGCAAGAGGAAAGACTGGTTCATGGACTGCTAGGTCTATTAAGAATATTATTGAAAGAGTCTCTCAGTAA
- a CDS encoding ribonuclease HI, with protein MKNEQLQEVIMYTDGSCLDNGNNGTGGYCALLQTPDKAKQKIIKGSELDTTNNRMEITAIIEGLKAIKKPSKVTVYSDSNITVRAINEWLEGWIKKNFRRVANVDLWKEYLEVSNKHQVKAIWVKAHSGIYENELVDDIARDEAMKLHSKRDVLYEY; from the coding sequence ATGAAAAATGAACAATTACAAGAAGTAATTATGTACACAGATGGTTCTTGTTTAGACAACGGAAATAATGGAACTGGTGGGTATTGTGCTTTACTACAAACACCTGATAAAGCTAAACAAAAGATAATCAAAGGTAGTGAGTTAGATACTACGAACAATCGTATGGAGATAACAGCTATCATAGAAGGACTTAAGGCAATTAAAAAGCCTTCTAAAGTTACAGTCTATAGTGACTCTAACATAACTGTAAGGGCTATTAATGAATGGCTTGAAGGTTGGATAAAAAAGAACTTTAGGAGGGTTGCTAATGTAGACCTTTGGAAAGAGTATCTAGAGGTATCAAATAAACATCAAGTTAAAGCTATATGGGTTAAAGCTCATAGTGGTATCTATGAGAATGAACTTGTAGATGACATAGCAAGAGATGAGGCTATGAAATTGCATAGTAAGAGAGATGTTCTTTATGAATACTAA
- a CDS encoding KilA-N domain-containing protein, which yields MKTEVFMIRNLDGIEVRQSNQTEMFNVTDLVKGYNEMRRARGLETKRLDNYWRLDSTQEFLQALEKQTLESEGLLKTTKKGKLNKGTWVHPAIFVDIAMWLNPEFKARVMI from the coding sequence ATGAAGACTGAGGTTTTTATGATTAGAAACCTTGATGGTATTGAGGTAAGACAATCCAATCAGACAGAGATGTTTAATGTTACTGATTTGGTTAAAGGTTACAACGAAATGCGAAGAGCTAGGGGACTAGAGACAAAGAGACTAGATAACTATTGGAGACTAGATTCAACACAGGAGTTCCTCCAGGCTCTTGAAAAACAAACCCTAGAATCTGAGGGTTTACTCAAAACAACCAAAAAAGGCAAGTTAAACAAAGGAACTTGGGTACACCCCGCAATCTTTGTGGATATTGCGATGTGGTTAAATCCTGAGTTCAAAGCAAGAGTAATGATATAA
- a CDS encoding DUF6988 family protein produces the protein MSLGDVFLEINKYSNKIDKALALKDSRPSIKDSLVVALVSLSRQHYLSIFLLTKESTYYSSAFALIRPLIDAVYRAIWLMKVATDNQVEKINNNEKQFMTTQELSKKIDRKFHELKENEGEEQFDIFHNRYNKNSQVLHGLTHGGMEQIHKQLKDGIIYPAFTEEDLVGLLSEATVNYVLLLIIYGEFNKNKELDTVVREFSDLKLETVFKK, from the coding sequence ATGTCACTTGGAGATGTTTTTTTAGAGATTAACAAATATAGTAATAAGATTGATAAAGCGTTAGCTTTAAAAGATTCAAGACCCTCTATCAAAGATTCTTTAGTTGTAGCTTTAGTATCTTTATCAAGACAACACTATTTAAGTATATTTTTATTGACAAAAGAATCGACATATTATAGTTCAGCTTTTGCATTGATTCGCCCTCTAATTGATGCAGTATATAGAGCCATTTGGCTAATGAAGGTAGCAACAGATAATCAAGTCGAAAAAATCAATAATAATGAGAAACAGTTTATGACTACACAGGAACTTTCTAAAAAGATTGATAGGAAGTTTCATGAGTTAAAAGAAAATGAGGGTGAAGAACAATTTGATATTTTTCATAATAGATATAATAAAAATTCTCAAGTATTGCATGGGCTGACACATGGAGGGATGGAACAAATACATAAGCAACTTAAAGACGGTATTATTTATCCTGCTTTTACAGAAGAGGATTTGGTAGGCTTACTATCAGAAGCTACAGTAAACTATGTGCTACTACTTATCATATATGGAGAGTTTAACAAAAATAAAGAATTAGACACAGTTGTCAGGGAGTTCTCAGATTTAAAACTTGAAACAGTTTTTAAAAAGTAG